A DNA window from Eikenella exigua contains the following coding sequences:
- a CDS encoding class I SAM-dependent methyltransferase produces MFRTLKTIWHGLTTKGALFPHQLAFTLLIPLRNWALSPAELVRRLELQPQQRILEVGCGPGYFSPALARAVPQGSLVLADIQPEMLAKARRRLEKRHIANAEYHLCSGSSFPFASSSFHRIVLVTVLGEVADQAAYLAEFHRLLAPDRLLSISEAAGDADKLSCTELIQLLEQYGFTPVQQFGNERNYTLNFSKTDLSLVETC; encoded by the coding sequence ATGTTCCGTACCCTAAAAACCATCTGGCACGGCCTCACCACCAAAGGCGCACTCTTCCCCCACCAGCTCGCCTTCACCCTGCTCATCCCCCTGCGCAACTGGGCGCTTTCCCCCGCTGAGCTGGTGCGCCGGCTCGAGTTGCAGCCGCAACAGCGCATTCTCGAAGTAGGCTGCGGGCCGGGCTATTTCAGCCCCGCACTCGCTCGTGCCGTGCCGCAGGGCAGCTTGGTGTTGGCCGACATTCAGCCCGAAATGCTGGCCAAAGCCCGGCGTCGGTTGGAAAAACGCCATATCGCCAATGCCGAATACCACCTGTGCAGCGGCAGCAGCTTCCCCTTTGCCAGCAGCTCATTTCACCGTATCGTGCTGGTAACCGTTTTAGGAGAGGTGGCCGACCAAGCGGCCTACCTCGCCGAATTCCACCGCCTGCTCGCTCCAGACAGGCTGCTGTCCATTTCTGAAGCCGCCGGAGATGCGGATAAACTCAGCTGTACCGAGCTTATCCAATTGCTCGAGCAATACGGCTTCACCCCTGTGCAACAGTTCGGCAACGAGCGCAACTACACGCTGAATTTCAGCAAAACAGATTTGAGCTTGGTAGAAACCTGCTAA
- a CDS encoding FKBP-type peptidyl-prolyl cis-trans isomerase — MNIEKDTVVTLHYEMFDANNQLIDKTEEPIAYLHGGYDGIFPLVEEALHGKTVGEEVDVTLSPDDAFGEQDPELVRLEPLNVFPVEVEVGMMFEADDPETGDTLVYRVTDIADGKAVVDGNHSLAGMKLRFKGKVAEIRPATAEELAHGHAHDTHGHHH; from the coding sequence ATGAACATCGAAAAAGACACCGTAGTAACTCTGCATTACGAAATGTTTGATGCCAACAACCAGCTAATCGACAAAACAGAAGAGCCCATCGCCTACCTGCATGGCGGTTACGACGGCATTTTCCCGCTGGTGGAAGAAGCGTTGCACGGCAAGACCGTGGGTGAAGAAGTGGACGTAACCCTTTCCCCCGATGATGCATTCGGCGAGCAAGACCCCGAATTGGTGCGCCTTGAGCCGCTCAACGTCTTCCCCGTGGAAGTGGAAGTGGGCATGATGTTTGAAGCAGACGACCCCGAAACCGGCGACACCCTAGTTTACCGCGTAACCGACATTGCCGACGGCAAAGCCGTGGTGGATGGCAACCACTCGCTGGCCGGCATGAAACTGCGTTTTAAAGGCAAAGTAGCCGAAATCCGCCCCGCTACCGCCGAAGAACTCGCCCACGGCCATGCCCATGATACACACGGCCATCACCACTAA
- a CDS encoding NemA protein, with the protein MKKRNFAAAVCFVLLAGCSGSNVLLGLGFAGRHLGVGTGLSIPVGSRNNGSNVQDLGGLRIIEEQVVTYFDAQGKAVPNEVKGGYYRQLLSRQGRGYLVQDFYESGQKRSDAMLLTRESLYDFRAHPQNGVLTTYAINGNILYQQNFRDGKMVSASY; encoded by the coding sequence ATGAAAAAACGGAATTTTGCGGCTGCCGTCTGTTTTGTACTGTTGGCCGGCTGTTCGGGCAGCAATGTGCTGCTGGGTTTGGGTTTTGCCGGCCGCCATCTGGGCGTGGGCACAGGCTTGAGTATCCCGGTGGGCAGCCGGAATAACGGTAGCAATGTGCAGGATTTGGGCGGTTTGCGCATCATTGAGGAGCAGGTGGTCACGTATTTCGATGCGCAGGGCAAGGCCGTGCCAAACGAAGTGAAGGGCGGCTACTACCGCCAGCTGCTGAGCCGCCAGGGCAGGGGTTATTTGGTGCAGGATTTTTACGAGAGCGGGCAGAAGCGCAGCGATGCCATGCTGCTCACCCGCGAGAGCCTGTATGATTTCCGCGCCCATCCGCAAAACGGGGTGCTCACTACTTATGCCATCAATGGCAATATTCTGTATCAGCAGAATTTTAGAGACGGTAAGATGGTGTCGGCTTCGTATTAA
- the glmS gene encoding glutamine--fructose-6-phosphate transaminase (isomerizing) — protein MCGIVGAVRAKQNVVDFLTDGLKRLEYRGYDSSGIAVGTEQGVIERVRRVGRVQQMEDAAKAAGLCGHIGIGHTRWATHGGVTEPNAHPHISGSLIAVVHNGIIENFEEERARLQGLGYVFESQTDTEVIAHSVHHEYTANGHQLFAAVQAACARFHGAYAIAVMAQDKPVELVVARMGCPLLVALGEGETFAASDVSAVVAFTRRIVYLQDGDIAELGSEGIRRLVDCSGQEAKREVRVSELSLTSLELGPYSHFMQKEIHEQPKAIADTAEVFLGGGFEPENFGAKAREVFEHIRSIKILACGTSYYAALTAKYWLEAIGRVPTDVEIASEYRYRDVIASSDQLVITVSQSGETLDTMEALKYAQLLGQKHSLSVCNVMESALPRESELVLYTRAGVEIGVASTKAFTTQLVVLFGLAVTLGKMRGYVSEQQAQSYMEELRQLPGSIQHALNLEPQIAAWAHKFAEKNSALFLGRGIHYPVALEGALKLKEITYIHAEAYPAGELKHGPLALVDANMPVVVIAPNDSLLDKVKANMQEVGARGGELFVFTDLDSNFQPSPNVHIIRTPRHVGVLSPIVHTIPVQLLAYHAALVRGTDVDKPRNLAKSVTVE, from the coding sequence ATGTGCGGTATTGTGGGCGCGGTGCGCGCCAAGCAAAATGTGGTGGATTTTCTCACCGACGGCCTGAAGCGGCTGGAGTATCGGGGCTATGATTCTTCCGGTATTGCAGTGGGCACGGAGCAGGGCGTTATCGAGCGCGTGCGCCGCGTGGGCCGCGTGCAGCAGATGGAAGACGCCGCCAAGGCAGCCGGCCTGTGCGGCCACATCGGCATCGGCCACACCCGCTGGGCTACGCACGGCGGTGTAACCGAGCCCAATGCGCATCCGCATATTTCAGGTAGCCTGATTGCGGTGGTGCACAACGGCATCATCGAAAATTTCGAGGAAGAACGCGCCCGCTTGCAAGGCTTGGGCTATGTGTTTGAATCGCAAACCGATACGGAAGTGATTGCACACAGCGTACACCACGAATACACCGCCAACGGGCACCAGCTGTTTGCTGCCGTGCAAGCTGCCTGTGCGCGTTTTCACGGCGCGTATGCGATTGCCGTGATGGCGCAGGATAAACCGGTAGAATTGGTGGTGGCACGCATGGGCTGCCCGCTCTTGGTGGCCTTGGGCGAGGGTGAAACCTTTGCCGCATCAGATGTTTCTGCCGTGGTGGCTTTCACGCGCCGTATCGTGTATCTGCAAGACGGCGATATTGCCGAATTGGGCAGCGAAGGCATCCGCCGCCTCGTCGACTGCAGCGGGCAGGAAGCCAAACGCGAAGTGCGTGTGTCCGAGCTGTCGCTCACCTCGTTGGAGCTGGGCCCTTACAGCCACTTTATGCAGAAGGAAATTCACGAACAGCCCAAGGCAATTGCCGACACCGCCGAAGTATTCCTCGGTGGCGGCTTTGAGCCGGAAAACTTTGGTGCCAAAGCGCGAGAAGTGTTTGAACACATCCGCAGCATCAAAATCTTGGCCTGCGGCACCTCCTACTACGCCGCGCTCACCGCCAAATACTGGCTGGAAGCCATCGGCAGAGTGCCGACCGATGTGGAAATTGCCAGCGAATACCGCTACCGCGACGTGATTGCCAGCTCCGATCAACTGGTGATTACCGTATCCCAATCCGGCGAAACGCTGGATACCATGGAAGCCTTGAAATACGCGCAATTGCTGGGGCAGAAGCACAGCCTTTCCGTGTGCAACGTGATGGAATCTGCCCTGCCGCGCGAGAGCGAACTGGTGCTCTACACCCGCGCCGGCGTAGAAATCGGCGTGGCCTCCACCAAGGCCTTTACCACCCAGCTGGTGGTATTGTTCGGACTGGCGGTTACCTTGGGCAAAATGCGCGGCTATGTTTCCGAGCAGCAGGCGCAGTCTTATATGGAAGAGTTGCGCCAGCTGCCCGGCAGTATCCAGCACGCGCTCAACCTCGAGCCGCAGATTGCCGCCTGGGCGCACAAATTTGCTGAGAAAAACAGTGCCCTGTTTTTAGGGCGCGGCATCCACTACCCCGTGGCCTTGGAAGGCGCGCTGAAACTCAAAGAAATCACTTATATCCATGCCGAAGCCTACCCCGCCGGTGAGCTCAAACACGGCCCCTTGGCGCTGGTGGATGCGAATATGCCCGTGGTGGTGATTGCGCCGAACGACAGCCTGCTGGATAAAGTAAAAGCCAATATGCAGGAAGTGGGCGCGCGCGGCGGCGAGCTGTTTGTGTTTACCGATTTGGACAGCAACTTCCAGCCCAGCCCCAATGTGCACATCATCCGCACCCCGCGCCACGTGGGCGTGCTCTCGCCGATTGTGCACACCATCCCCGTACAGCTTCTGGCCTACCACGCCGCCTTGGTGCGCGGCACGGATGTGGACAAACCGCGTAATCTGGCTAAATCGGTAACGGTGGAATAG
- a CDS encoding aspartate kinase, with protein MALLVQKYGGTSVGSPDRIKNVAKRIARARAEGHDVVVVVSAMSGETNRLVALAHEIQEFPDPREMDVVLATGEQVTIGLLAMALMDIGIPAKSYTGWQVLVQTDNSHTKARIEYIDDSKMRADLAAGKVVIVAGFQGVDAEGNITTLGRGGSDTSAVALAAALQADECQIYTDVDGVYTTDPRVVPEARRMNTVSFEEMLELASLGSKVLQIRSVEFAGKYKVRLRVLSSLTDGGEGTLITYEEDPNMEKAIVSGIAFDKNQARINVRGVPDKPGIAYQILDTISAANIEVDMIIQNAGEEGTTDFSFTISRGDYRHTLELLQSVRESVGASDIHGDDTVCKVSIVGIGMRSHSDVATTIFRTLAEENINIQLISTSEIKVSVLIDEKYLELATRVLHKAFGLDRQQ; from the coding sequence ATGGCTTTATTGGTACAGAAATATGGCGGGACTTCGGTGGGAAGCCCCGATCGCATTAAGAATGTGGCCAAACGCATTGCCCGTGCCCGTGCCGAAGGGCACGACGTGGTGGTGGTGGTGTCCGCCATGAGCGGCGAAACCAACCGCCTGGTGGCGTTGGCGCACGAAATCCAAGAGTTTCCCGACCCGCGCGAAATGGATGTGGTGCTGGCCACCGGTGAACAGGTAACCATCGGCCTTTTGGCCATGGCGCTGATGGATATCGGCATTCCGGCCAAGAGCTATACCGGCTGGCAGGTGTTGGTGCAAACCGATAATTCCCACACCAAAGCCCGCATCGAATACATCGACGACAGCAAAATGCGTGCCGATTTAGCGGCAGGCAAAGTAGTGATTGTGGCCGGTTTCCAAGGCGTAGACGCCGAAGGCAACATCACCACGCTGGGGCGCGGCGGCTCCGATACTTCCGCCGTGGCGCTGGCCGCCGCACTCCAAGCAGACGAATGCCAAATCTACACCGATGTGGACGGCGTTTACACTACTGACCCGCGCGTGGTGCCCGAAGCGCGGCGCATGAACACCGTATCGTTTGAAGAAATGCTCGAACTGGCGAGCCTGGGCAGCAAAGTGCTGCAAATCCGCTCGGTAGAATTTGCCGGCAAATACAAAGTGCGCCTGCGCGTATTGAGCAGCCTCACCGATGGCGGCGAAGGCACCCTGATTACTTACGAGGAAGACCCCAACATGGAAAAAGCCATTGTATCCGGTATCGCATTCGACAAAAACCAAGCCCGCATCAACGTGCGCGGCGTTCCCGACAAGCCTGGTATCGCCTATCAGATTTTGGACACAATTTCCGCCGCCAATATTGAAGTGGACATGATTATCCAAAACGCCGGTGAAGAAGGCACCACCGATTTTTCCTTCACCATATCGCGCGGTGACTACCGCCACACGCTCGAGCTTTTGCAAAGTGTGCGGGAAAGTGTTGGCGCATCCGATATCCACGGCGACGACACCGTGTGCAAAGTTTCCATCGTCGGCATCGGCATGCGCTCGCACAGCGATGTGGCCACCACAATATTCCGCACCCTGGCCGAGGAAAACATCAATATCCAACTGATTTCCACTTCCGAAATCAAAGTTTCCGTGTTGATCGACGAAAAATACCTCGAACTCGCCACCCGCGTGCTGCACAAAGCCTTCGGCCTCGACCGCCAGCAATAA
- the ruvA gene encoding Holliday junction branch migration protein RuvA — protein sequence MISKLTGKLIEAIPPQVVIDVNGVAYEADVSMQTFYTLPPVGETVSLYTQLIVREDAHLLFGFGSHSERDTFRQLIKVSGIGAKTALGILSAMNADELAAAIAAEDIKRLSSAPGIGKKTAERMVLELRGKLTASGGTQAQPAAQAGDSSEDIVSTLLALGYNEKEARAATKGIPAGTEVGEGVRLALKNLLK from the coding sequence ATGATCAGCAAGCTCACCGGCAAACTCATCGAAGCCATCCCCCCCCAAGTTGTAATCGACGTAAACGGCGTCGCCTACGAAGCCGACGTTTCCATGCAAACCTTCTACACCCTGCCCCCCGTTGGCGAAACCGTCTCGCTCTACACCCAGCTTATCGTGCGCGAAGATGCCCACCTTCTCTTCGGCTTCGGCAGCCACAGCGAACGCGACACCTTCCGCCAGCTCATCAAAGTGAGCGGCATCGGCGCCAAAACCGCGCTCGGCATCCTCTCCGCCATGAATGCCGACGAACTCGCCGCCGCCATTGCCGCCGAAGACATCAAACGCCTCTCCTCCGCCCCCGGCATCGGCAAGAAAACCGCCGAACGCATGGTGCTCGAACTGCGCGGCAAACTCACCGCCTCCGGCGGCACCCAAGCCCAACCTGCCGCCCAAGCAGGCGACAGCAGCGAAGACATCGTCAGCACCCTGCTCGCCTTAGGCTACAACGAAAAAGAAGCCCGCGCCGCCACCAAAGGCATCCCAGCCGGCACCGAAGTGGGCGAAGGCGTGCGCCTAGCCTTGAAAAACCTGCTGAAATAA
- the asd gene encoding aspartate-semialdehyde dehydrogenase, translated as MQKVGFVGWRGMVGSVLMQRIREENDFAHIPEAYFFTTSNVGGNAPDFGQATKTLLDANNPAELAKMDIIVTCQGGDYTKSVYPQLRESGWNGYWIDAASALRMNDDAVIVLDPVNRNVIDAALKNGVKNYIGGNCTVSLMLMALGGLFQNGLVEWASSMTYQAASGAGAKNMRELISGMGAIHSKVAAELADPASAILDIDRKVSNFLRSPDYPKANFGVPLAGSLIPWIDVDLGNGQSKEEWKGDVETNKILGGSRSTIVEGLCVRIGAMRCHSQAITLKLKQDLPVSEIESLLANANDWAKVVPNTKEASMHELTPAAVTGTLSVPVGRIRKLAMGGEYISAFTVGDQLLWGAAEPIRRILRIVLGNLD; from the coding sequence ATGCAAAAAGTAGGATTTGTCGGCTGGCGCGGCATGGTCGGCTCGGTTTTGATGCAGCGTATACGTGAAGAAAACGATTTCGCCCACATCCCCGAAGCCTATTTCTTCACCACCTCCAACGTAGGCGGCAATGCCCCCGATTTCGGCCAGGCCACCAAAACCCTGCTTGATGCCAACAACCCCGCCGAACTGGCCAAAATGGACATCATCGTTACCTGCCAAGGCGGTGACTACACCAAATCCGTGTATCCCCAACTGCGCGAATCCGGCTGGAACGGCTACTGGATCGATGCCGCCTCCGCCCTGCGCATGAACGACGATGCTGTAATCGTACTCGACCCGGTAAACCGCAACGTAATCGATGCTGCCCTGAAAAACGGCGTGAAAAACTACATCGGCGGCAACTGCACCGTTTCCCTGATGCTGATGGCTCTGGGTGGCTTGTTCCAAAACGGCCTGGTGGAATGGGCTTCCAGCATGACCTACCAAGCCGCCTCCGGCGCAGGTGCCAAAAATATGCGTGAACTCATCAGCGGCATGGGCGCCATCCACAGCAAAGTGGCCGCCGAACTGGCCGACCCCGCCAGCGCCATCCTCGATATCGACCGCAAAGTATCCAACTTCCTGCGCTCGCCCGACTACCCCAAAGCCAACTTCGGCGTGCCGCTGGCCGGCAGTCTGATTCCGTGGATCGACGTAGACCTGGGCAACGGCCAATCCAAAGAAGAATGGAAAGGCGACGTTGAAACCAACAAAATCCTCGGCGGCAGCCGCTCCACCATCGTGGAAGGCCTGTGCGTACGCATCGGCGCCATGCGCTGCCACAGCCAGGCCATCACCCTGAAGCTGAAACAAGATCTGCCCGTATCCGAAATCGAAAGCCTGCTCGCCAACGCCAACGATTGGGCGAAAGTTGTGCCCAACACCAAAGAAGCCAGCATGCACGAGCTCACCCCTGCCGCCGTTACCGGCACGCTCTCCGTGCCCGTAGGCCGCATCCGCAAGCTCGCCATGGGCGGCGAATACATCAGCGCATTCACCGTGGGAGACCAGCTGCTCTGGGGCGCGGCCGAACCGATCCGCCGCATCCTGCGCATCGTATTGGGCAATTTAGATTGA
- the gap gene encoding type I glyceraldehyde-3-phosphate dehydrogenase, with protein MSLKIAINGYGRIGRQVLRAIYEYGLRDQFEVVAINTGGDLQTNVHLTKFDTVYGRFAAEVSHNETHLIVNGDKIRFLSQRDPADLPWKELGVDLVLECTGAFTSKEKSSAHIKAGAKKVLISAPGGDDVDATIVYGVNHQVLTPGMTVVSNASCTTNCLAPVAKVLADGMGIAKGLMTTIHAFTNDQVLTDVCHKDLRRARSAVENMIPTKTGAAKAVGLVLPELKGKLDGFAVRVPTINVSLVDLTFEAGRDTSVEEINALVKAASEGDLKGVLGYNTLPLVSSDFNHTTQASVFDSTLTKVSNGNMVKVLSWYDNEWGFSCQMLNTARAMFGMLVRPFE; from the coding sequence ATGAGTTTGAAGATTGCCATCAACGGCTATGGCCGCATCGGCCGCCAAGTGTTGCGCGCTATTTACGAATACGGCTTGCGCGACCAGTTTGAAGTCGTCGCCATCAATACCGGTGGCGATTTACAAACCAACGTTCACCTGACCAAATTCGATACAGTGTACGGCCGCTTTGCCGCCGAGGTGTCGCACAACGAAACCCATTTGATTGTGAACGGCGACAAAATCCGCTTCTTGTCTCAGCGTGATCCGGCCGATCTGCCGTGGAAAGAGTTGGGTGTGGATTTGGTGTTGGAGTGTACCGGTGCCTTTACCAGCAAAGAGAAAAGCTCGGCACACATCAAAGCTGGTGCGAAAAAAGTGCTGATTTCTGCGCCTGGCGGTGATGATGTAGACGCCACCATCGTATACGGTGTGAACCACCAAGTACTCACACCCGGGATGACCGTTGTATCCAATGCTTCCTGCACTACCAACTGCCTGGCACCCGTGGCCAAAGTGCTGGCCGATGGCATGGGCATTGCCAAAGGCTTGATGACCACCATCCACGCTTTTACCAACGACCAAGTGCTCACCGACGTGTGCCACAAAGACCTGCGTCGCGCCCGCAGCGCAGTGGAAAACATGATTCCTACCAAAACCGGCGCTGCCAAAGCCGTGGGCTTGGTGCTGCCCGAGCTCAAAGGCAAGCTCGACGGCTTCGCCGTGCGCGTGCCCACCATCAATGTTTCGCTGGTGGATTTAACCTTTGAAGCCGGCCGCGATACCAGCGTGGAAGAAATCAACGCACTAGTGAAAGCCGCCAGTGAGGGCGATCTGAAAGGCGTGCTGGGCTACAACACCCTGCCGCTGGTATCTTCCGACTTCAACCACACCACCCAGGCTTCTGTATTTGACAGCACGCTGACTAAAGTTTCCAACGGCAATATGGTGAAAGTGTTGTCTTGGTATGACAACGAATGGGGCTTCTCTTGCCAGATGTTGAACACCGCCCGCGCGATGTTCGGGATGCTGGTGCGCCCGTTTGAGTAA